The following are encoded in a window of Mycobacteriales bacterium genomic DNA:
- a CDS encoding DNA-3-methyladenine glycosylase, translating to MLARPVLGVARDLLGAVVTARSSGGTVAVRLTEVEAYAGLRDPASHAFRGPTTRTAVMFGPPGYLYVYFTYGMHWCANIVCDVDGTAAAVLLRAGEVVSGRDLARSRRPAARVDRDLARGPARLAGVLGLTGADSGADLCSAGGAIRVHRPDSVGERAVRTGPRVGIRAAADWPWRFWLPAEPTVTAYRPAARPRSRGSEPAGVMEQTVRRPAVGGAAMKEDV from the coding sequence TTGCTCGCCCGACCGGTGCTCGGGGTCGCCCGTGACCTGCTGGGTGCGGTGGTCACCGCACGATCGTCCGGCGGCACCGTGGCGGTCCGGCTCACCGAGGTCGAGGCATACGCCGGTCTGCGTGACCCGGCGTCGCACGCCTTCCGCGGTCCGACGACTCGTACGGCGGTGATGTTCGGCCCGCCGGGCTACCTCTACGTCTACTTCACCTACGGCATGCACTGGTGCGCCAACATCGTCTGCGACGTCGACGGGACGGCGGCCGCGGTGTTGCTGCGCGCCGGTGAAGTCGTCTCCGGACGCGACCTGGCCCGCAGCCGCAGGCCGGCGGCCCGGGTCGACCGCGACCTGGCCCGTGGCCCGGCCCGGCTCGCCGGCGTGCTGGGGCTCACCGGTGCCGACTCCGGCGCGGATCTGTGCTCCGCCGGCGGTGCGATCCGGGTACATCGTCCGGACTCCGTGGGGGAGCGCGCCGTGCGCACCGGACCGCGGGTCGGGATCCGCGCCGCCGCCGACTGGCCGTGGCGCTTCTGGCTGCCGGCCGAGCCGACGGTCACGGCGTACCGTCCGGCGGCCCGCCCGCGGTCACGCGGCAGCGAGCCGGCTGGTGTGATGGAGCAGACCGTCCGTCGCCCGGCAGTCGGCGGTGCAGCGATGAAGGAGGATGTGTGA
- the argH gene encoding argininosuccinate lyase, whose amino-acid sequence MADTPTGAASRSSTGSARLWGGRFTGGPADALARLSLSVQFDWRLAPYDLASSRAHARVLHGAGLLDDDELARMLGALDDLDEAVRTNDFRPTVEDEDVHTALERGLLERLGALGGKLRAGRSRNDQVATDLRLYLRDAARQVAAQVAELETALVAKAEQHRTAPAPGMTHLQHAQPVLFAHHLLAHVHALARDVDRLLDWDRRAAVSPLGAGALAGSSLPLDPAATAAELGFAAPAGNSIDAVSDRDFAAEFLFVGALLGVHLSRIGEEICLWASREFRWIALDDAYATGSSIMPQKKNPDIGELARGKSGRLIGNLTGLLATLKGLPLAYDRDLQEDKEPVFDTVEQLLLVLPALAGLVSTMTVDVDRLAASAPEGHALATDVAEWLVRQRVSFRDAHEIAGALVRWCDEHGCELWEVGDEQLAEVDSRLTPEVRSVLTVTGALQARSAVGGTAPDRVAEQLAELADVAHGHAAWARGDQT is encoded by the coding sequence GTGGCTGACACCCCAACCGGCGCGGCGAGTCGCTCGTCCACCGGGTCGGCCCGGCTGTGGGGCGGTCGCTTCACCGGCGGCCCGGCGGACGCGCTGGCCCGGTTGTCGCTGTCGGTGCAGTTCGACTGGCGGCTCGCGCCCTACGACCTGGCCTCCTCCCGGGCGCACGCGCGGGTGCTGCACGGTGCCGGACTGCTCGACGACGACGAGCTCGCCCGCATGCTGGGCGCGCTCGACGACCTCGACGAGGCGGTCCGTACCAATGACTTCCGTCCGACCGTCGAGGACGAGGACGTACACACCGCGCTGGAACGCGGACTGCTCGAGCGCCTCGGCGCCCTCGGCGGAAAGCTCCGCGCGGGCCGCAGCCGCAACGACCAGGTGGCGACCGACCTCCGGCTCTACCTCCGCGACGCCGCCCGCCAGGTCGCCGCGCAGGTCGCCGAGCTCGAGACCGCGCTGGTGGCCAAGGCCGAGCAGCATCGGACGGCGCCGGCGCCCGGCATGACGCACCTGCAGCACGCCCAGCCGGTGCTCTTCGCCCACCACCTGCTCGCGCACGTGCATGCGCTGGCCCGTGACGTCGACCGGCTGCTCGACTGGGATCGGCGGGCCGCGGTGTCGCCGTTGGGCGCGGGCGCGCTCGCCGGCTCGTCGCTGCCGCTGGATCCGGCCGCGACCGCCGCCGAGCTCGGCTTCGCGGCACCGGCCGGCAACTCGATCGACGCGGTGTCCGACCGGGACTTCGCCGCGGAGTTCCTCTTCGTCGGCGCGCTGCTCGGCGTACACCTGTCCCGCATCGGCGAGGAGATCTGCCTCTGGGCGAGTCGCGAGTTCCGGTGGATCGCGCTCGACGACGCCTACGCGACCGGCTCGTCGATCATGCCGCAGAAGAAGAACCCCGACATCGGGGAGCTGGCCCGCGGAAAGTCGGGCCGGCTCATCGGCAACCTGACCGGGTTGCTGGCGACGCTGAAGGGCCTTCCGCTCGCGTACGACCGTGATCTGCAGGAGGACAAGGAGCCGGTCTTCGACACCGTCGAACAGCTCCTGCTCGTCCTGCCCGCCCTCGCCGGTCTCGTCTCGACGATGACGGTCGACGTGGATCGGCTCGCCGCGTCCGCGCCGGAGGGGCATGCCCTCGCCACCGACGTCGCCGAGTGGCTGGTCCGGCAGCGGGTGTCGTTCCGCGACGCCCACGAGATCGCCGGCGCACTGGTGCGCTGGTGCGACGAGCACGGGTGCGAGCTGTGGGAGGTCGGCGACGAGCAGCTCGCCGAGGTCGATTCGCGGCTCACCCCGGAGGTGCGGTCTGTCCTGACGGTGACCGGCGCCCTGCAGGCCCGGTCGGCGGTCGGCGGTACGGCGCCCGACCGGGTCGCCGAGCAACTGGCGGAGCTGGCGGACGTCGCCCACGGGCATGCCGCGTGGGCGCGGGGTGACCAGACCTGA
- a CDS encoding argininosuccinate synthase, whose product MSTSKRVVLAYSGGLDTSVAIGWITAETGAEVIAVAGDVGQGGEELDAIRDRALKCGAVEAVVADMRDEYADEYCLPALKANALYMDRYPLLSALSRPVIVKHMVVAARRYGADAIAHGCTGKGNDQVRFEVGIGALAPDLDVLAPVRDSGMTRDKAIAFAEEKGLPVDVTKKSPYSIDQNVWGRAVETGFLEDIWNAPTEDVYSYTADPSVPRAADEVVITFEQGRPVAIDGHPVTMLQAIEELNRRAGAQGIGRIDMVEDRLVGIKSREIYECPGAVALITAHQELENVTVERDLARFKRTVDQRWAELVYDGLWFSPLKRALDAVIDSANEQVHGDVRLTLHGGRAVVTGRRSERSLYDYSLATYDSGDTFDQRLAKGFVELWGLPSKIAAQREQRLSAPGGGDVGGPAGG is encoded by the coding sequence GTGAGTACCAGTAAGCGGGTCGTCCTCGCCTACTCAGGCGGTCTGGACACGTCGGTCGCGATCGGCTGGATCACCGCGGAGACCGGCGCCGAGGTCATCGCCGTGGCCGGTGACGTCGGCCAGGGCGGGGAGGAGCTCGACGCGATCCGCGACCGCGCCCTCAAGTGCGGGGCGGTGGAGGCGGTCGTCGCCGACATGCGCGACGAGTACGCCGACGAATACTGCCTGCCCGCGCTCAAGGCCAACGCGCTCTACATGGACCGCTACCCGCTGCTGTCCGCGCTGTCCCGCCCGGTGATCGTCAAGCACATGGTGGTGGCTGCCCGCCGTTACGGCGCTGATGCGATCGCCCACGGCTGCACCGGAAAGGGCAACGACCAGGTGCGGTTCGAGGTCGGCATCGGCGCGTTGGCGCCGGATCTCGACGTGCTCGCGCCGGTGCGCGACTCCGGCATGACCCGCGACAAGGCGATCGCGTTCGCCGAGGAGAAGGGGCTGCCGGTCGACGTCACCAAGAAGTCGCCGTACTCCATCGACCAGAACGTGTGGGGGCGGGCGGTGGAGACCGGCTTCCTCGAAGACATCTGGAACGCGCCGACCGAGGACGTCTACTCCTACACCGCCGACCCGTCGGTGCCCCGCGCCGCGGACGAGGTGGTCATCACCTTCGAGCAGGGTCGGCCGGTGGCCATCGACGGTCACCCGGTCACGATGCTGCAGGCCATCGAGGAGCTCAACCGCCGCGCCGGTGCCCAGGGGATCGGGCGGATCGACATGGTCGAGGACCGGTTGGTCGGCATCAAGAGCCGGGAGATCTACGAGTGCCCCGGCGCCGTCGCGCTGATCACCGCGCACCAGGAACTCGAGAACGTCACCGTCGAACGCGACCTGGCCCGCTTCAAGCGCACGGTCGACCAGCGCTGGGCCGAGCTGGTCTACGACGGGCTGTGGTTCTCCCCGCTCAAGCGGGCCCTGGACGCCGTCATCGACTCGGCCAACGAGCAGGTGCACGGCGACGTGCGGCTGACGCTGCACGGCGGCCGGGCGGTCGTCACCGGCCGGCGCAGCGAGCGGTCGCTGTACGACTACAGCCTCGCGACCTACGACTCCGGCGACACCTTCGACCAGCGGCTGGCCAAGGGCTTCGTCGAACTGTGGGGACTGCCGAGCAAGATCGCCGCGCAGCGCGAGCAGCGCCTCTCCGCCCCGGGCGGAGGCGACGTGGGAGGTCCGGCGGGTGGCTGA
- a CDS encoding arginine repressor, with protein sequence MSTKTAASVLTKAARHARIVDVVARQPVRSQSELIRLLAEDGVTVTQATLSRDLEELGAVKLRGPDGGASAYVVPEDGVPVPIRALTGPAPALLARRLAELLVAVDSSGNLAVMRTPPGAAHFLASALDRAGLPDVVGTVAGDDTVLVIARERLGGAGLADLLRRLSQGTETTKEHT encoded by the coding sequence ATGAGCACCAAGACCGCCGCGTCGGTGCTGACCAAGGCGGCCCGGCACGCCCGCATCGTCGACGTCGTGGCGCGCCAGCCGGTGCGCTCGCAGTCCGAGCTGATCCGGCTGCTCGCCGAGGACGGCGTCACCGTGACGCAGGCGACGCTCTCCCGCGACCTGGAGGAGCTCGGCGCGGTGAAGCTGCGCGGGCCGGACGGTGGCGCGTCGGCCTACGTCGTACCCGAGGACGGCGTACCCGTCCCGATCAGGGCGCTGACCGGCCCGGCCCCCGCGCTGCTGGCCCGCCGTCTCGCCGAACTGTTGGTGGCCGTCGACTCCAGCGGCAACCTCGCCGTCATGCGTACGCCGCCCGGCGCCGCGCATTTCCTCGCCTCGGCGCTGGACCGCGCCGGACTGCCCGACGTCGTGGGCACGGTGGCCGGCGACGACACGGTCCTCGTCATCGCCCGCGAGCGGCTCGGCGGGGCCGGCCTCGCGGACCTGCTACGCCGGTTGTCTCAGGGAACAGAAACCACGAAGGAGCACACGTGA